The following coding sequences lie in one Alicyclobacillus curvatus genomic window:
- a CDS encoding flavin reductase family protein encodes MDERRLRDIAGSFATGVTVVTSQAHDGHPIGMTVNSFTSLSLDPPMVLVTIAKRASLYADFLSAESFAVNVLSAAQEGISRTFAAKEIDRFAHIDYRQEATGAPVLDGVLGYFDCKVAERYEGGDHIILVGEVIDGDVCEGQPLVFFKGQYASLEVQPAPTSRS; translated from the coding sequence ATGGATGAACGTCGTTTGCGGGACATCGCTGGCAGCTTTGCCACAGGGGTGACCGTTGTCACTTCACAAGCCCACGATGGACACCCAATTGGAATGACCGTCAACTCGTTCACATCGTTATCTCTGGACCCGCCAATGGTGCTCGTGACCATCGCGAAACGAGCCAGCTTATACGCGGATTTTCTGAGTGCTGAATCATTCGCGGTCAATGTGTTATCGGCAGCGCAAGAAGGAATATCCCGCACGTTCGCTGCAAAGGAAATCGACCGCTTTGCACACATCGATTATCGACAAGAGGCTACTGGGGCTCCGGTCCTCGATGGGGTCTTGGGCTACTTTGACTGCAAAGTGGCTGAGCGCTACGAAGGTGGAGATCACATTATCCTGGTTGGTGAGGTGATTGATGGGGATGTCTGTGAGGGACAGCCGCTCGTATTCTTTAAAGGGCAATATGCGTCACTAGAAGTTCAGCCAGCTCCAACCAGTCGCTCATAG
- a CDS encoding LLM class flavin-dependent oxidoreductase — protein sequence MKFLLQHLMTWPYVPENSSYPQAWVTYPHSNYDPKLGEELYETYLNQLVHAEEVGFDGVCVNEHHQTAYGTMPSPNIMAAMLAARTKRVKIAILGNAIPLRNNPQRIAEELAMLDVLSHGRIISGFVRGIGPEYHSFSLDPTQSRSRFHEAHDLIIRAWTEPEPFEFYGKHYKLRYVNPWPRPVQEPHPPIWIPSQGSVETIDWVAEHHYTYLQTYSSIGSVRRVFNEFKEAAERHGYQASPNQLGWALPIYLADTDEKARQEAKRPLEYLFNDVFKMPPSVFFPPGYLTPQSMARVLANKKGMGTSRLTAEDLIEKGYVLVGTPETVRGKLEEYQQDFGFGNLLPMLSFGTMNNAAAMENIDRFAAEVMPYLRPLGESKEQEQGVL from the coding sequence GTGAAATTTCTCCTGCAACATCTCATGACCTGGCCGTATGTGCCAGAGAACAGTTCATACCCTCAGGCCTGGGTCACTTATCCGCACAGCAACTATGACCCCAAACTCGGTGAAGAGTTATACGAAACCTATCTAAATCAGTTAGTACACGCCGAAGAAGTGGGATTTGACGGTGTCTGTGTGAACGAGCATCACCAGACAGCGTACGGTACGATGCCATCTCCGAATATCATGGCCGCCATGCTCGCTGCCCGGACAAAGCGCGTCAAGATTGCGATTCTCGGCAATGCCATTCCGCTGCGAAACAATCCCCAGCGCATTGCAGAGGAACTTGCAATGCTCGACGTACTGAGTCACGGTCGTATCATCTCTGGATTTGTTCGTGGGATTGGCCCCGAGTATCACTCGTTCTCGCTTGACCCAACGCAGTCTCGGTCTCGTTTCCACGAGGCACACGACTTGATTATCCGTGCCTGGACGGAGCCTGAACCCTTTGAATTCTACGGTAAACACTACAAGCTCAGATATGTGAACCCATGGCCGCGCCCTGTACAGGAGCCTCACCCCCCCATTTGGATCCCGTCGCAAGGAAGTGTAGAGACCATCGACTGGGTTGCTGAGCACCACTACACCTATCTGCAGACCTACAGCTCCATTGGTTCGGTGCGGCGAGTCTTTAATGAATTCAAGGAGGCCGCAGAGCGCCACGGATACCAAGCTTCGCCAAATCAGCTGGGATGGGCGCTGCCGATATACTTGGCTGACACAGATGAGAAGGCGCGACAAGAGGCGAAGCGCCCGCTCGAGTATCTTTTTAACGATGTGTTTAAGATGCCACCAAGTGTTTTCTTCCCACCTGGCTACTTAACACCGCAGTCGATGGCACGTGTGTTGGCGAACAAAAAGGGCATGGGCACTAGCCGACTGACAGCGGAAGACCTTATCGAGAAGGGGTATGTCCTCGTCGGCACTCCGGAAACGGTCAGAGGGAAGTTAGAAGAATACCAGCAGGATTTTGGCTTTGGCAATCTGCTCCCCATGTTGTCGTTTGGGACGATGAACAACGCGGCTGCAATGGAGAATATCGACCGGTTTGCTGCTGAGGTGATGCCTTATCTCCGTCCGCTCGGAGAATCAAAGGAGCAGGAACAGGGGGTGCTTTGA
- a CDS encoding alpha/beta fold hydrolase, translating into MHTVETVNVRGTNVRLLQGGEGPVLIYFHGAAGGGEWLPFLEQLSAHYRVLAPEHPGFGESDDLPDVDSMQDLAFFYLDFLDQLGIEKVGVIGSSLGGWLALELATLAPHRVSRMVITGSAGIRVEGVQLTDLFMLDDREHLEILFHDESFVQNRLAAASIGDTETVLLQARNRASVAHLAWNPYFHNPKLRQRVHRITMPVLVVWGEHDRVFPLRYGEEFERILPDAKLRLVRDCGHLPAQEKSAEFVALTHNFFSKGVR; encoded by the coding sequence GTGCATACTGTCGAGACTGTGAATGTACGAGGTACCAATGTTCGACTTCTTCAAGGTGGGGAAGGTCCTGTACTCATCTATTTTCACGGTGCTGCTGGAGGTGGTGAATGGCTGCCATTTCTCGAGCAGTTATCGGCTCATTATCGAGTCCTTGCACCTGAACACCCTGGGTTCGGCGAGAGCGACGATTTGCCTGATGTTGACTCCATGCAGGATTTGGCTTTCTTTTATCTCGACTTTCTCGACCAGTTGGGGATTGAGAAGGTGGGCGTTATCGGTTCATCGCTCGGAGGGTGGTTGGCGTTGGAACTGGCCACCTTGGCTCCACATCGTGTGTCACGAATGGTGATTACGGGTTCAGCAGGTATCCGGGTGGAAGGGGTGCAACTTACCGATCTGTTTATGTTAGATGACAGGGAGCACCTGGAGATTTTGTTTCACGATGAAAGTTTCGTTCAAAATCGCCTTGCTGCTGCAAGCATAGGCGACACGGAGACGGTTTTGTTGCAGGCACGCAATCGCGCATCGGTTGCACACTTGGCCTGGAATCCCTACTTTCACAACCCGAAGTTAAGGCAACGCGTCCACCGCATTACGATGCCGGTGCTGGTGGTGTGGGGTGAACATGACAGGGTGTTTCCACTTCGGTACGGAGAGGAATTCGAACGGATTCTTCCAGATGCAAAGTTGCGTCTTGTTCGTGACTGTGGACACTTGCCCGCACAAGAAAAGAGCGCGGAATTTGTTGCGCTCACGCACAATTTTTTCAGTAAGGGGGTCCGTTAA
- a CDS encoding NAD(P)-dependent alcohol dehydrogenase → MQIQAAVAHRKGAPFSIEAVELAPPGDDEVLIQMVASGICHTDLSARDQEKPVPLPAVFGHEGAGIVLQTGRDVTTVQPGDHVVLSYGSCGACSECRENRPFLCRDMFDINFLGRMPDGSIRLRQGTQEVSTFFAQSSFATYAVATQRNTVKVDPSIPLSLLAPLGCGVQTGSGVVFNRLKPDASNSIVVFGCGTVGLSAIMAAHVLGCHVIVGVDLDPDRLALALDLGATHVLNPTETDVIEAVLVMLGTGADYAIDAVGSPNILRQCVDVIRPGGVAVLVGGTPVGTEVSLGMQNLLSGRTVTGVTEGDSVPQAFIPQLIALYQQGQFPFDKLIRRYPFEQINQAVEDMKSGKAIKPVLVF, encoded by the coding sequence ATGCAGATTCAAGCAGCAGTAGCGCACCGCAAGGGAGCCCCATTTTCGATAGAGGCAGTAGAACTGGCGCCACCTGGCGATGACGAAGTATTGATACAGATGGTGGCGTCTGGAATCTGTCACACAGACCTGAGCGCAAGAGACCAGGAGAAGCCGGTTCCGCTCCCGGCGGTGTTCGGCCACGAAGGGGCTGGCATCGTTTTGCAAACTGGCAGGGATGTGACAACTGTACAGCCGGGAGATCACGTTGTGCTCTCTTATGGCTCGTGTGGCGCATGTTCCGAGTGTCGCGAGAACCGACCGTTTTTGTGCCGGGACATGTTCGATATCAATTTCCTGGGACGTATGCCGGATGGAAGTATTCGCCTTCGCCAAGGTACGCAGGAGGTCTCGACATTCTTTGCGCAGTCATCGTTTGCCACATATGCGGTGGCTACACAGCGTAATACAGTCAAAGTGGACCCTTCGATTCCACTGAGTCTTCTCGCTCCGCTTGGGTGCGGTGTGCAGACGGGAAGTGGGGTCGTATTCAACCGACTCAAACCCGACGCAAGTAATTCCATCGTTGTGTTTGGCTGCGGTACAGTTGGCCTGAGTGCGATTATGGCAGCGCACGTACTTGGTTGTCACGTGATTGTGGGCGTCGATTTGGACCCGGACAGACTTGCTCTTGCCCTGGACCTTGGTGCAACCCATGTTCTGAACCCGACAGAGACAGATGTTATCGAAGCAGTGTTGGTGATGCTCGGAACCGGAGCTGACTATGCAATCGACGCTGTTGGCAGCCCCAACATTCTTCGACAATGTGTGGATGTCATTCGGCCTGGAGGGGTCGCTGTCCTTGTTGGCGGAACTCCAGTCGGAACAGAAGTATCACTGGGGATGCAAAACCTCTTATCCGGCCGGACGGTGACAGGTGTAACGGAGGGGGATAGTGTCCCTCAAGCGTTCATTCCTCAGCTGATTGCTTTATATCAACAAGGTCAATTCCCCTTCGACAAACTCATACGGCGGTATCCCTTTGAACAGATAAATCAAGCCGTAGAGGACATGAAATCAGGAAAAGCAATCAAGCCTGTACTGGTGTTTTAG
- a CDS encoding IclR family transcriptional regulator — MRDSEHDGVKNVDAALEIIEYLASSDQQLGVREAARILDMPKSTVHRIFSSLLAKGVVKLDERSKQYQLDFGIVRLCHGFLENNDLISAASPILRTIRDETDETVCLNVRVGFQSIPILQFESREPIRWTLRVGVPQPLNLGAGGKLLLAFSDFADQTIVNQFASNWSQMKSQQFLEELKTIRDKRYAVSHAELNPGVTALSVPIFSHREVVAGIGVYGLDSRITDALISSYLDKMFKAASQISHMLAG; from the coding sequence GTGCGAGACAGCGAACACGATGGTGTGAAGAACGTCGACGCAGCACTAGAAATCATCGAATATTTAGCATCTAGTGACCAGCAACTTGGCGTCCGTGAAGCAGCACGGATACTCGACATGCCGAAGAGCACCGTGCACCGCATCTTTAGCTCGCTGCTCGCGAAAGGCGTGGTCAAACTCGATGAACGAAGCAAACAATACCAGTTGGACTTTGGCATTGTACGACTGTGCCACGGATTTCTTGAGAACAACGATTTAATCTCAGCTGCTTCACCCATTCTCCGCACCATTCGAGACGAAACCGACGAAACTGTTTGTCTCAACGTCCGCGTGGGCTTTCAGTCCATCCCCATCCTACAATTTGAAAGTCGTGAACCCATTCGCTGGACTCTGCGGGTTGGTGTGCCGCAGCCACTAAATTTAGGAGCTGGCGGGAAACTGCTGCTCGCTTTTTCAGATTTCGCTGACCAGACCATCGTCAACCAGTTTGCTTCGAACTGGTCTCAGATGAAAAGTCAGCAGTTCCTCGAAGAACTGAAAACTATCCGTGACAAGCGCTATGCCGTGAGTCACGCTGAGTTAAACCCGGGCGTCACTGCTCTGTCCGTACCCATCTTTAGTCATCGCGAGGTGGTTGCCGGAATCGGGGTCTACGGGCTCGACAGTCGCATAACGGACGCATTGATTTCATCCTACCTCGACAAAATGTTCAAGGCGGCATCTCAGATAAGCCATATGTTAGCGGGATAA
- a CDS encoding MFS transporter, whose product MIKSGKVNVSELIDGNPLSGFQIGAILVCGVIAILDGFDIQVVSFVAPVLSSLWKTSAAAMGSVFSAGLFGLMIGALLSGPVADKIGRKWVVVASILLYGLFSVLTTLSAGVGQLVFFRFLTGLGLGGSMPNIIALTAEYAPEKVRKTMISVMFIGLPFGAVVGGILAQSMLPALGWKSLFYMGGVLPLVIGILAMALLPESIRFMVMKNERSDKVAKILRKIDRSGSVNEGSSFYLPEVKLEGVPVKHLVGRRYVANTVFLWIVFFMNLLIIYFVTNWVVTVLHSAGLPLSQAILGIVTLEGGGVVGGLVIGSWGDRGNIKALLGWAFFLGAVSLVFVGRMGTVGGTMTVLFLVGLFVVGAQFGINALAASVYPTSVRSTGIGWALGIGRIGSIIGPMIGSMLISAHMHLGGIFTVAAVPALLAAIAMVFIKMNPQAEEARLPESTEVVS is encoded by the coding sequence GTGATAAAAAGTGGCAAAGTCAATGTCTCTGAACTCATTGATGGAAATCCGCTAAGTGGCTTTCAGATTGGGGCCATCCTCGTTTGCGGTGTCATTGCCATCTTGGACGGATTCGACATCCAGGTGGTTTCTTTCGTCGCGCCAGTTTTGTCGTCACTGTGGAAGACTTCAGCTGCAGCGATGGGTTCTGTATTTTCTGCTGGACTATTCGGATTGATGATTGGTGCCTTGCTGTCGGGTCCCGTTGCAGACAAAATTGGCCGTAAGTGGGTGGTCGTTGCATCCATTCTTCTGTATGGGTTGTTTTCAGTCTTAACGACGTTGTCCGCAGGTGTTGGTCAATTGGTATTTTTCCGCTTCCTGACAGGGCTTGGATTAGGCGGGTCTATGCCAAATATTATCGCGCTTACAGCGGAATATGCTCCGGAGAAAGTTCGTAAGACGATGATTTCTGTGATGTTCATCGGGCTTCCGTTTGGAGCGGTAGTTGGCGGAATCCTTGCACAGTCCATGCTTCCAGCGCTCGGTTGGAAATCGCTGTTCTATATGGGCGGTGTTCTGCCGTTAGTGATTGGGATTTTAGCGATGGCGTTGCTTCCGGAGTCAATTCGGTTCATGGTGATGAAGAACGAACGGTCGGATAAAGTTGCAAAAATCCTACGGAAAATTGACCGAAGCGGCAGTGTAAATGAAGGCAGTTCTTTTTATCTCCCAGAAGTGAAACTCGAGGGTGTGCCTGTTAAACACCTGGTGGGTCGCAGGTATGTGGCGAACACCGTCTTTCTATGGATTGTGTTCTTTATGAACCTGCTTATTATCTACTTCGTCACAAACTGGGTTGTGACGGTTTTGCATTCGGCCGGCTTGCCGCTCAGCCAAGCGATTCTCGGCATTGTTACCCTCGAAGGCGGCGGTGTTGTTGGCGGACTAGTGATTGGGTCCTGGGGTGACCGAGGAAATATCAAAGCTCTTCTCGGGTGGGCGTTCTTCCTTGGAGCTGTATCGCTTGTATTTGTGGGCCGTATGGGTACTGTTGGCGGAACGATGACGGTATTGTTCCTTGTGGGGTTGTTTGTGGTCGGTGCCCAGTTTGGTATCAATGCTCTGGCAGCCAGCGTTTATCCGACCAGCGTTCGTTCGACGGGTATCGGCTGGGCCCTAGGCATCGGTCGCATCGGTTCTATCATTGGACCCATGATTGGCAGCATGTTGATTTCGGCGCATATGCACCTCGGAGGTATCTTTACTGTCGCCGCGGTTCCGGCTCTACTTGCAGCGATTGCGATGGTGTTCATCAAAATGAACCCGCAGGCAGAGGAAGCGCGACTCCCGGAAAGTACCGAGGTTGTCAGCTAG
- a CDS encoding cysteine hydrolase, with the protein MPNYDFRAQHAALIVVDMQNAFVDPNYPLATPDARSTVPGMNQLIQSCREQKIPVIWLRMEFEHPDYRDAGLLQDILGSMAASLQAGQPGVEMYPELNWRKEDMTITKKRFSGFYQTNLEEHLKSQDIDTLIIVGTVLNVCCETTARDAFQRDFKVFFPIELNTTRPHPDLGFGEFSTDEMTKAALTSLGSRFVQLIQADHLRDIIHANRQYHQ; encoded by the coding sequence ATGCCTAACTATGATTTTCGTGCACAGCACGCAGCGCTCATCGTTGTTGACATGCAAAACGCATTTGTTGACCCGAATTACCCATTAGCCACTCCGGATGCGCGCAGTACGGTACCTGGCATGAATCAGCTGATACAAAGCTGTAGAGAGCAGAAAATTCCCGTCATCTGGTTACGCATGGAATTTGAACATCCAGACTATCGAGATGCGGGGTTGCTTCAGGACATATTGGGGTCAATGGCTGCATCACTTCAGGCGGGTCAGCCGGGGGTAGAGATGTATCCGGAGCTCAATTGGCGTAAAGAAGACATGACGATTACGAAGAAGCGGTTTAGTGGATTCTATCAAACGAATCTGGAAGAACACCTCAAGTCACAGGATATTGACACGTTGATTATCGTCGGCACAGTCCTTAATGTTTGCTGTGAAACGACGGCACGAGACGCGTTTCAACGTGACTTTAAGGTCTTTTTTCCGATTGAACTGAATACAACCCGCCCACACCCGGACCTTGGGTTTGGTGAATTTTCAACAGACGAAATGACCAAGGCTGCACTTACGAGTCTTGGCAGCAGGTTTGTACAATTGATTCAAGCAGACCATCTGAGAGACATCATTCACGCAAATCGGCAATATCATCAATGA